The genomic DNA AGCGCGGCCGCGccctcggggctgccccggtGCGGTGCGGCGGTGTTGGGGCGGCCTGTTCCCCCGAGCGtgcggccggggcggggggagcCGGCGGGCAGCGCCGCCGGCCTGGCCACGGCGGGGACCGAAGGGTGGGCGGCGAAGTGGGTGGGCGGGTTTGGGGGCGCAGGGCGAGACCGAGAGCTGCCCCCCCATGCCTGTCCTTTCTCCCCCTACCAGGAGCGGCGGATCCCAAGGCAGCGCCGGGCAGCGAGCGCCTCCAGGAGTCACCCGGCCCCCGGGAGGCCGAGAGCGGCCTCAGCGACTCGGATTGCAAAGAGCTGGCGGAGGAGCGGCTCGACGGGCCGCCCGTCCCCCACAAGGCGCCCGGCGCTTCCCCGCTGGGACCGTGTCCGGCGGGCCGCGAGGAGCCCCCGCCGTACCGCCCGCCCTCGGCCGCCGCCGGGCCGCCGCACGCCGCCGACCTGCACCCGCTGCTGCCCGCCGCCACCGGCGCCTCTGTCATCCACTCGCCGCAGCAGGCGGCCCTCGCCAAGCCCAAGCTCTGGTCGCTGGCCGAGATCGCCACCTCGGCGGACAAGGCGAAGGAGGCCGGCGGCGAGGCGgcgccccccggccccgccgtgcTGGGCGGCAGCGGCCCGTCCCGCTCGCCGCCGCGGCCGCGCTCGCCCGCCGCGCAGTGCCCCTTCCCCAACGGGGCGGTCCTGCCCCGGCCGCTCTACTACACGGCGCCCTTCTACCCCGGCTACACGAACTACGGCTCCTTCGGGGCCCTGCACGGGCACCCCgccggcggccccgccgccgccgcccccggcgcCCACTTCAATGGATTAAATCAGACTGTCCTCAGCAGAGCCGAGAGCCTGGCTAAAGACACTAAAATGATCAGGAGCCAGTCCCAAGTAGACCTTTGCAAAGACTCACCTTACGAACTGAAGAAAGGTATGTCCAACATTTAATATCGGCTTCTCCTCCCTATCCCCTCCTGGGACTgtggttttgttccttttttttttttctccccttttttaatttattttgagagAAATAATAAATTGCTTTGGCAGTTATTTTTCCAgtaccaaaagaaaaacaaaacaaacagaaaaagaccagctcccccctccctcccagcccctcttcAAAAGTTTATAGAGTCTATTTGAAATGGCTGGTGGAAACCGCCCAGAAATGTCTTAAGCAAGTGAAAAGCAAACGAGTGACAcgctctctctcacacacacaaagaagAAAGATTTGTATTAAATCTTATTCTGTATATTTAATGTAgcttttttgtatttaaattgATAATACAGTATCTTTGAAGTAAATTATGAAATCAAGACAACTGTACAGGCATTAATGTTGTTTTcgtaatataaatatatacatttctgtgtctttttcCGAATTGTTTcatagttttaaaatatatatatacaagtttaatttaattttttatgcctattgttttttttttccttgggtgTGAGTTAAACTATAATGCAAAAAcgagacaaaaaaagaaaataggttATACGtattagatttaaaaaaacccaaacctgcaGCCGCCTTtgtaaaatgcaaatatttaattaaaagagatttttaacaGAATCAAAACCACTCTCTTTTTGCAACGGGCAGATACGTGCATAGCTGcgaaaaaataaaagcatgtcTTAAAAGAGACGCGGAGCTCCATTTAGGACCTCTCAGTAGTACCTGAAGCCTTTTTGGAAGTGGCAAGAAATTTTTAAGAGGTCGGGGGGCTCCGGAGGCGAGAGCCGCCCGCGGGGCCGGGACAggcgagcggcggcggcggcgggacggggccgggagcgggagGGACGCTGTTCCCAGAGGTGAAGGCTTAAATCAGGCCACGCACAAAAGCACTTGTTAGAAACACCAAATCGAAGCGCAGTCCCATCTTTTAACCTAATTACTTCCAATCAGTGTCGTGTTTTATGCAAAGCAATCAGCTGGTGAACTTTGCTAATGAGTTCGATTTTCTGCCAGATTTAGCCCGCGTCGCTGCAGCGGCGGTGCCGCGGCggcagccggggctgcccgggcGAAGGCGCTCGGtgcggcgggggcggccgcggcccct from Melospiza georgiana isolate bMelGeo1 chromosome 14, bMelGeo1.pri, whole genome shotgun sequence includes the following:
- the IRX5 gene encoding iroquois-class homeodomain protein IRX-5 isoform X2; translated protein: MSYPQGYLYQPSASLALYSCPAYSTSVISGPRTDELGRSSSGSAFSPYAGSTAFTAPSPGYNSHLQYGTDPAAAAAAAFTSYVGSPYDHTPGMAGSLGYHPYAAPLGSYPYGDPAYRKNATRDATATLKAWLNEHRKNPYPTKGEKIMLAIITKMTLTQVSTWFANARRRLKKENKMTWTPRNRSEDEEEEENIDLEKNDEDEPQKLEEKGDPGTPDTGAADPKAAPGSERLQESPGPREAESGLSDSDCKELAEERLDGPPVPHKAPGASPLGPCPAGREEPPPYRPPSAAAGPPHAADLHPLLPAATGASVIHSPQQAALAKPKLWSLAEIATSADKAKEAGGEAAPPGPAVLGGSGPSRSPPRPRSPAAQCPFPNGAVLPRPLYYTAPFYPGYTNYGSFGALHGHPAGGPAAAAPGAHFNGLNQTVLSRAESLAKDTKMIRSQSQVDLCKDSPYELKKGMSNI
- the IRX5 gene encoding iroquois-class homeodomain protein IRX-5 isoform X1 produces the protein MSYPQGYLYQPSASLALYSCPAYSTSVISGPRTDELGRSSSGSAFSPYAGSTAFTAPSPGYNSHLQYGTDPAAAAAAAFTSYVGSPYDHTPGMAGSLGYHPYAAPLGSYPYGDPAYRKNATRDATATLKAWLNEHRKNPYPTKGEKIMLAIITKMTLTQVSTWFANARRRLKKENKMTWTPRNRSEDEEEEENIDLEKNDEDEPQKLEEKGDPGTPDTAADPKAAPGSERLQESPGPREAESGLSDSDCKELAEERLDGPPVPHKAPGASPLGPCPAGREEPPPYRPPSAAAGPPHAADLHPLLPAATGASVIHSPQQAALAKPKLWSLAEIATSADKAKEAGGEAAPPGPAVLGGSGPSRSPPRPRSPAAQCPFPNGAVLPRPLYYTAPFYPGYTNYGSFGALHGHPAGGPAAAAPGAHFNGLNQTVLSRAESLAKDTKMIRSQSQVDLCKDSPYELKKGMSNI